From Oreochromis niloticus isolate F11D_XX linkage group LG1, O_niloticus_UMD_NMBU, whole genome shotgun sequence, a single genomic window includes:
- the tjp1a gene encoding tight junction protein ZO-1 isoform X8: MTSRASNKSAAMEETVIWEQHTVTLHRAPGFGFGIAISGGRDNPHFQSGETSIVISDVLKGGPAEGLLQENDRVVMVNAVSMDNVEHAYAVQQLRKSGKNAKITIRRKRKVQIPASRHGDRETMSEHEEEDSDEADAYDHRSGRGGQSAYAGASGGTGTGRRHDRERSSSGRRDHSASQERSISPRSDRRSQASSAPPRPSKVTLVKSRKNEEYGLRLASHIFVKDISPESLAARDGNIQEGDVVLKINGTVTENLSLTDAKKLIERSKGKLKMVVQRDERATLLNIPDLDDSIPSANNSDRDDISEIHSLTSDHSNRSHGRGSQSHSPDRVETSEHLRHSPRQISNGSHRSRDEDRISKPGSMSTPVKNSDDVLSQASDQASSRDDKQLPPLPEPKPVYAQPGQPDVDLPVSPSDAPVPSAAHDDSILRPSMKLVKFKKGESVGLRLAGGNDVGIFVAGVLEDSPAAKEGLEEGDQILRVNNVDFANIIREEAVLFLLDLPKGDDVTILAQKKKDVYRRIVESDVGDSFYIRTHFEYEKESPYGLSFNKGEVFRVVDTLYNGKLGSWLAIRIGKNHQEVERGIIPNKNRAEQLSSVQYTLPKTPGGDRADFWRFRGLRSSKRNLRKSREDLSAQPVQTKFPAYERVVLREAGFLRPVVIFGPIADVAREKLAREVPEVFELAKTHQQQGGEKSEPRDAGTDQKSSGIIRLHTIKQIIDRDKHAVLDITPNAVDRLNYAQWYPIVVFLNPDTKQGIKNMRTRLCPESRKSARKLYDRALKLRKNNHHLFTTTINLNNMNDGWFGALKEIIHQQQNQLVWVSEGKADGVGDDDLDIHDDRLSYLSAPGSEYSMYSTDSRHTSDYEDTDTEGGAYTDQELDETLNDDVGPPTEPAITRSSEPVREDPPVIQEPPGYVSYPHTVQPDPLNRIDPAGFKAPAPQQKAEAAAVPSISQQPEPKAETMPPAVDVTVKTVGALSSESPAPPYSQSSPIPEAGSLRRPAPEVAPQSISPEPLQSGLGSSEPKMFQKDPYSTDNIGRGGHGMKPVTYNPQQGYHPDEQPYRDYDHPPSRYDISSSGVGGGYQEPKYRNYESYENSVPHYDQQPWNPYNQPFSTANTQAYDPRPPYGEGPDSHYTPPLRYDEPPPQQGFDGRPRYGKPTVSAPVRYDDLPPPPQPSELHYDPNSHLSTYPSAARSPEPAAQRPAYNQGPASQQKGYKPQQYDPAPVNSESSPSLHKVETPSPSPADVPKAAPARDEQQEEDPAMRPQSVLTRVKMFENKRSVSMDRARDAGDSFGNKAADLPLKAGGVIPKANSLSNLDQEKTFSRGPEPQKPQSKGSDDIVRSNHYDPDEDEDYYRKQLSYFDRLQTGSNKPQPQAQSSHSFPRMDSVEKPSPLEKKYEPVPQVTPAVPPATLPKPSPDAKPPAREDTVQTNFLPHKSFPEKSPVNGTSEQPPKTVTSTGGLPTSTYNRFAPKPYTSSAKPFSRKFDSPKFNHNLLSNDKPESAPKGRSSSPVKPQVPPQPQNADQDSGLDTFTRTTDPRSKYQQNNVNAVPKAIPVSPSALEDDEDEDEGHTVVATARGIFNSNGGVLSSIETGVSIIIPQGAIPDGVEQEIYFKVCRDNSILPPLDKEKGETLLSPLVMCGPHGLKFLKPVELRLPHCASMTPDGWSFALKSSDSSSGDPKSWQNKSLTGDPNYLVGANCVSVLIDHF, translated from the exons GCCCCAGGATTTGGGTTTGGCATTGCCATCTCGGGTGGGCGAGACAACCCTCATTTCCAGAGTGGTGAAACATCTATTGTAATATCGGATGTGCTGAAAGGAGGTCCTGCAGAGGGTCTGCTACA agaaAATGATCGAGTAGTAATGGTCAATGCAGTCTCTATGGACAATGTAGAGCATGCCTATGCTGTTCAACAACTTCGAAAGAGTGGCAAAAATGCAAAGATA ACTATTCGCAGAAAAAGGAAAGTACAAATCCCAGCGTCACGGCACGGGGACAGGGAGACGATGTCTGAGCACGAGGAGGAGGACAGCGATGAGGCTGATGCTTACGATCACCGCAGTGGACGTGGTGGACAAAGTGCCTATGCAGGTGCAAGCGGAGGCACGGGCACTGGCAGGCGTCACGATCGGGAGCGTAGCAGCAGTGGGAGGCGGGATCACAGTGCCTCACAGGAGAGGAGCATCTCACCACGCTCCGATCGCCGATCACAAGCCTCTTCTGCTCcacccaggccctccaaggtcaCTCTTGTCAAGTCCCGCAAAAACGAAG AATATGGACTGCGGCTGGCCAGCCATATCTTTGTGAAGGACATCTCTCCAGAGAGCCTTGCAGCCAGAGATGGAAACATTCAGGAGGGAGATGTTGTACTTAAG ATTAACGGCACAGTTACAGAGAACCTATCACTGACAGATGCCAAGAAGCTGATTGAGAGGTCAAAGGGCAAGCTGAAGATGGTAGTGCAGAGAGACGAGCGGGCCACGCTGCTCAATATTCCTGACCTTGACGACAGCATCCCATCAGCCAATAACTCAGACAGAGATG ACATTTCAGAGATACATTCACTGACATCCGATCATTCCAATCGATCCCATGGGAGAGGAAGTCAATCCCATTCGCCTGACAGGGTTGAAACATCCGAGCATCTCCGCCACTCACCGCGGCAGATCAGCAATGGCAg ccATCGAAGTCGAGATGAGGATCGCATATCCAAACCGGGGTCCATGTCCACACCAGTCAAAAACTCTGATGATGTCCTGTCACAGGCCAGCGACCAAGCCAGCTCCAGAGATGACAAACAGTTACCCCCACTGCCTG AACCAAAGCCAGTTTATGCACAGCCTGGTCAGCCTGACGTGGACCTGCCTGTCAGCCCATCTGATGCCCCTGTACCCAGTGCTGCACATGATGACAGCATTCTCAG ACCAAGTATGAAGCTGGTCAAGTTCAAGAAGGGAGAGAGTGTCGGTCTGAGGTTAGCAGGCGGAAACGATGTGGGAATTTTTGTGGCAGGAGTTTTGGAAGACAGCCCCGCAGCCAAGGAGGGGCTGGAAGAGGGAGACCAGATTCTCAGG GTGAACAACGTGGACTTTGCTAACATCATCCGGGAAGAGGCTGTGCTTTTTCTGCTCGATCTTCCAAAAGGAGATGACGTTACTATTCTGGCTCAGAAGAAAAAGGATG TGTATCGAAGGATAGTGGAATCAGACGTGGGTGACTCCTTCTACATTCGAACGCATTTTGAATATGAAAAAGAGTCACCGTATGGGCTGAGCTTTAACAAGGGAGAGGTTTTCCGTGTGGTAGACACACTCTATAATGGCAAATTAGGCTCCTGGCTCGCTATCCGTATCGGCaagaaccaccaggaagtggaaaGAGGCATAATCCCCAACAAGAATAG AGCCGAGCAGCTATCCAGTGTGCAGTACACCCTTCCTAAAACGCCTGGGGGCGACAGAGCTGACTTCTGGAGGTTCAGAGGGCTGCGGAGTTCCAAGAGGAATTTGCGGAAAAGCAGGGAGGACCTGTCGGCCCAGCCTGTTCAGACCAAGTTCCCTGCCTATGAGAGGGTGGTGCTGAGGGAAG CTGGGTTCCTGAGGCCTGTGGTTATCTTTGGGCCGATTGCAGACGTGGCCCGAGAGAAACTGGCCAGGGAGGTGCCCGAAGTGTTTGAGCTAGCCA AAACACATCAGCAACAAGGAGGGGAAA AGAGTGAACCCAGGGATGCAGGAACAGACCAGAAGAGCTCTGGCATCATCCGCCTGCACACCATTAAGCAGATCATTGATCGA GACAAGCATGCAGTGCTGGATATAACCCCGAATGCAGTGGACCGACTGAACTACGCTCAGTGGTATCCAATTGTGGTGTTTCTCAACCCGGACACCAAGCAGGGCATCAAGAACATGAGGACACGGCTCTGCCCCGAGTCTAGGAAGAGCGCGAGAAAGCTTTATGATCGAGCCCTCAAGTTAAGAAAGAACAACCACCACCTCTTCACCA CAACCATTAACTTGAACAACATGAACGATGGTTGGTTTGGAGCACTGAAAGAAATCATCCATCAGCAGCAGAACCAGCTGGTGTGGGTTTCAGAGGGCAAG GCTGATGGAGTTGGCGACGATGACCTGGACATCCACGACGACCGCCTTTCCTACCTGTCGGCGCCAGGCAGTGAGTATTCCATGTACAGCACCGACAGCCGCCACACCTCCGATTACGAGGACACGGACACAGAGGGAGGAGCCTACACCGACCAGGAGCTGGATGAAACGCTGAACGATGACGTGGGTCCACCCACGGAGCCTGCCATCACGCGGTCCTCTGAGCCTGTCCGTGAGGACCCGCCTGTCATCCAAGAGCCCCCTGGCTATGTCAGCTACCCGCACACAGTGCAGCCGGACCCCCTGAACCGCATCGACCCGGCTGGTTTCAAGGCACCAGCGCCGCAGCAG AAAGCAGAGGCCGCTGCTGTCCCTAGCATCTCCCAGCAGCCTGAGCCCAAGGCTGAGACAATGCCCCCTGCTGTCGACGTTACTGTAAAAACTGTAGGGGCTCTGAGCTCTGAGTCTCCTGCACCTCCCTACAGCCAGTCAAGCCCCATCCCAGAGGCTGGCTCACTTAGGAGGCCCGCACCTGAGGTAGCACCTCAGAGCATCTCGCCAGAACCTCTACAGTCTGGACTGGGCAGTTCAGAACCAAAG ATGTTTCAGAAGGATCCGTACAGCACAGACAACATAGGCAGAGGTGGTCACGGCATGAAGCCTGTGACGTACAACCCTCAGCAGGGGTATCACCCCGACGAGCAGCCATACAGAGATTACGATCACCCACCCAGCCGGTatgacatcagcagcagtgGTGTCGGCGGTGGCTACCAGGAGCCAAAGTACCGTAACTATGAGAGCTATGAGAACAGCGTGCCTCACTACGACCAGCAACCGTGGAACCCCTACAACCAGCCGTTCTCCACTGCCAACACCCAGGCCTACGATCCCCGTCCTCCTTACGGTGAGGGCCCCGACTCTCATTACACCCCTCCCCTGCGCTACGACGAGCCGCCACCTCAGCAGGGATTTGACGGACGGCCTCGCTACGGCAAACCGACAGTTTCAGCACCTGTCCGTTACGATGATCTTCCGCCTCCCCCTCAGCCGTCTGAATTGCACTATGACCCAAATTCTCACCTGAGCACATACCCCTCAGCTGCCCGCTCACCAGAACCCGCTGCCCAGCGACCCGCCTATAACCAGGGACCAGCATCGCAGCAGAAAGGTTACAAACCTCAGCAGTACGATCCTGCTCCTGTGAACTCTGAATCCAGCCCCAGCCTTCATAAAGTCGAGACGCCCTCACCTTCACCTGCTGATGTTCCAAAAGCTGCACCTGCAAGAgatgagcagcaggaggaggatcCAGCCATGCGGCCTCAGTCAGTACTGACGAGGGTCAAAATGTTTGAGAACAAACGCTCTGTGTCCATGGACCGAGCCAGAGATGCCGGGGATTCATTTGGGAATAAG GCAGCCGATTTGCCCTTGAAAGCTGGTGGAGTAATCCCTAAAGCAAATTCTCTGAGCAACCTGGATCAAGAGAAGACCTTTAG CAGAGGGCCAGAGCCTCAGAAGCCTCAGTCCAAGGGATCCGATGACATCGTGCGCTCCAACCATTATGACCCTGATGAGGATGAGGACTACTACAGGAAACAGTTGTCTTACTTtgacagactgcagactggCTCCAATAAACCCCAACCACAAGCACAGTCCAGCCACAGCTTCCCCAG GATGGACTCTGTGGAGAAACCAAGCCCACTGGAGAAAAAATATGAACCAGTTCCCCAAGTGACACCAGCTGTGCCACCGGCCACGCTGCCCAAGCCCTCACCTGATG CCAAACCTCCTGCTCGAGAGGACACGGTCCAGACCAACTTTCTTCCTCACAAGAGCTTCCCTGAGAAGTCTCCAGTCAATGGCACCAGTGAACAGCCTCCAAAGACGGTCACTAGCACCGGGGGTTTGCCCACATCCACCTACAACCGCTTTGCGCCCAAGCCCTACACCTCCTCTGCCAAGCCTTTTTCGCGCAAGTTCGACAGTCCTAAATTCAACCACAACCTCCTGTCCAATGACAAGCCTGAGAGTGCTCCCAAG GGACGGAGCTCGAGTCCGGTAAAGCCTCAGGTACCCCCACAGCCCCAGAACGCAGACCAAGACAGTGGCCTGGACACTTTCACACGCACAACGGACCCCCGATCCAAATACCAGCAGAACAACGTAAACGCCGTGCCCAAGGCCATCCCTGTGAG CCCCAGTGCCCtagaggatgatgaagatgaagacgAAGGTCACACTGTGGTGGCAACAGCTCGTGGCATCTTCAACTCTAACGGTGGCGTTCTGAGCTCCATCGAGACAGGTGTCAGCATCATTATCCCACAGGGTGCCATCCCCGACGGCGTGGAGCAAGAGATTTACTTCAAGGTCTGTCGAGACAACAGCATCCTGCCGCCACTCGACAAGGAGAAAG GAGAGACTCTGCTCAGCCCTCTGGTGATGTGTGGACCTCACGGCCTAAAGTTCCTGAAGCCTGTGGAGCTACGCTTACCTCACTGTGCGTCAATGACCCCTGATGGTTGGTCTTTTGCTCTAAAATCCTCCGACTCCTCGTCGG GTGATCCAAAAAGCTGGCAGAACAAGTCTCTCACCGGAGACCCCAACTACCTGGTGGGAGCCAACTGTGTCTCTGTGCTCAttgaccacttttaa
- the tjp1a gene encoding tight junction protein ZO-1 isoform X10 translates to MEETVIWEQHTVTLHRAPGFGFGIAISGGRDNPHFQSGETSIVISDVLKGGPAEGLLQENDRVVMVNAVSMDNVEHAYAVQQLRKSGKNAKITIRRKRKVQIPASRHGDRETMSEHEEEDSDEADAYDHRSGRGGQSAYAGASGGTGTGRRHDRERSSSGRRDHSASQERSISPRSDRRSQASSAPPRPSKVTLVKSRKNEEYGLRLASHIFVKDISPESLAARDGNIQEGDVVLKINGTVTENLSLTDAKKLIERSKGKLKMVVQRDERATLLNIPDLDDSIPSANNSDRDDISEIHSLTSDHSNRSHGRGSQSHSPDRVETSEHLRHSPRQISNGSHRSRDEDRISKPGSMSTPVKNSDDVLSQASDQASSRDDKQLPPLPEPKPVYAQPGQPDVDLPVSPSDAPVPSAAHDDSILRPSMKLVKFKKGESVGLRLAGGNDVGIFVAGVLEDSPAAKEGLEEGDQILRVNNVDFANIIREEAVLFLLDLPKGDDVTILAQKKKDVYRRIVESDVGDSFYIRTHFEYEKESPYGLSFNKGEVFRVVDTLYNGKLGSWLAIRIGKNHQEVERGIIPNKNRAEQLSSVQYTLPKTPGGDRADFWRFRGLRSSKRNLRKSREDLSAQPVQTKFPAYERVVLREAGFLRPVVIFGPIADVAREKLAREVPEVFELAKTHQQQGGEKSEPRDAGTDQKSSGIIRLHTIKQIIDRDKHAVLDITPNAVDRLNYAQWYPIVVFLNPDTKQGIKNMRTRLCPESRKSARKLYDRALKLRKNNHHLFTTTINLNNMNDGWFGALKEIIHQQQNQLVWVSEGKADGVGDDDLDIHDDRLSYLSAPGSEYSMYSTDSRHTSDYEDTDTEGGAYTDQELDETLNDDVGPPTEPAITRSSEPVREDPPVIQEPPGYVSYPHTVQPDPLNRIDPAGFKAPAPQQKAEAAAVPSISQQPEPKAETMPPAVDVTVKTVGALSSESPAPPYSQSSPIPEAGSLRRPAPEVAPQSISPEPLQSGLGSSEPKMFQKDPYSTDNIGRGGHGMKPVTYNPQQGYHPDEQPYRDYDHPPSRYDISSSGVGGGYQEPKYRNYESYENSVPHYDQQPWNPYNQPFSTANTQAYDPRPPYGEGPDSHYTPPLRYDEPPPQQGFDGRPRYGKPTVSAPVRYDDLPPPPQPSELHYDPNSHLSTYPSAARSPEPAAQRPAYNQGPASQQKGYKPQQYDPAPVNSESSPSLHKVETPSPSPADVPKAAPARDEQQEEDPAMRPQSVLTRVKMFENKRSVSMDRARDAGDSFGNKAADLPLKAGGVIPKANSLSNLDQEKTFSRGPEPQKPQSKGSDDIVRSNHYDPDEDEDYYRKQLSYFDRLQTGSNKPQPQAQSSHSFPRMDSVEKPSPLEKKYEPVPQVTPAVPPATLPKPSPDAKPPAREDTVQTNFLPHKSFPEKSPVNGTSEQPPKTVTSTGGLPTSTYNRFAPKPYTSSAKPFSRKFDSPKFNHNLLSNDKPESAPKGRSSSPVKPQVPPQPQNADQDSGLDTFTRTTDPRSKYQQNNVNAVPKAIPVSPSALEDDEDEDEGHTVVATARGIFNSNGGVLSSIETGVSIIIPQGAIPDGVEQEIYFKVCRDNSILPPLDKEKGETLLSPLVMCGPHGLKFLKPVELRLPHCASMTPDGWSFALKSSDSSSGDPKSWQNKSLTGDPNYLVGANCVSVLIDHF, encoded by the exons GCCCCAGGATTTGGGTTTGGCATTGCCATCTCGGGTGGGCGAGACAACCCTCATTTCCAGAGTGGTGAAACATCTATTGTAATATCGGATGTGCTGAAAGGAGGTCCTGCAGAGGGTCTGCTACA agaaAATGATCGAGTAGTAATGGTCAATGCAGTCTCTATGGACAATGTAGAGCATGCCTATGCTGTTCAACAACTTCGAAAGAGTGGCAAAAATGCAAAGATA ACTATTCGCAGAAAAAGGAAAGTACAAATCCCAGCGTCACGGCACGGGGACAGGGAGACGATGTCTGAGCACGAGGAGGAGGACAGCGATGAGGCTGATGCTTACGATCACCGCAGTGGACGTGGTGGACAAAGTGCCTATGCAGGTGCAAGCGGAGGCACGGGCACTGGCAGGCGTCACGATCGGGAGCGTAGCAGCAGTGGGAGGCGGGATCACAGTGCCTCACAGGAGAGGAGCATCTCACCACGCTCCGATCGCCGATCACAAGCCTCTTCTGCTCcacccaggccctccaaggtcaCTCTTGTCAAGTCCCGCAAAAACGAAG AATATGGACTGCGGCTGGCCAGCCATATCTTTGTGAAGGACATCTCTCCAGAGAGCCTTGCAGCCAGAGATGGAAACATTCAGGAGGGAGATGTTGTACTTAAG ATTAACGGCACAGTTACAGAGAACCTATCACTGACAGATGCCAAGAAGCTGATTGAGAGGTCAAAGGGCAAGCTGAAGATGGTAGTGCAGAGAGACGAGCGGGCCACGCTGCTCAATATTCCTGACCTTGACGACAGCATCCCATCAGCCAATAACTCAGACAGAGATG ACATTTCAGAGATACATTCACTGACATCCGATCATTCCAATCGATCCCATGGGAGAGGAAGTCAATCCCATTCGCCTGACAGGGTTGAAACATCCGAGCATCTCCGCCACTCACCGCGGCAGATCAGCAATGGCAg ccATCGAAGTCGAGATGAGGATCGCATATCCAAACCGGGGTCCATGTCCACACCAGTCAAAAACTCTGATGATGTCCTGTCACAGGCCAGCGACCAAGCCAGCTCCAGAGATGACAAACAGTTACCCCCACTGCCTG AACCAAAGCCAGTTTATGCACAGCCTGGTCAGCCTGACGTGGACCTGCCTGTCAGCCCATCTGATGCCCCTGTACCCAGTGCTGCACATGATGACAGCATTCTCAG ACCAAGTATGAAGCTGGTCAAGTTCAAGAAGGGAGAGAGTGTCGGTCTGAGGTTAGCAGGCGGAAACGATGTGGGAATTTTTGTGGCAGGAGTTTTGGAAGACAGCCCCGCAGCCAAGGAGGGGCTGGAAGAGGGAGACCAGATTCTCAGG GTGAACAACGTGGACTTTGCTAACATCATCCGGGAAGAGGCTGTGCTTTTTCTGCTCGATCTTCCAAAAGGAGATGACGTTACTATTCTGGCTCAGAAGAAAAAGGATG TGTATCGAAGGATAGTGGAATCAGACGTGGGTGACTCCTTCTACATTCGAACGCATTTTGAATATGAAAAAGAGTCACCGTATGGGCTGAGCTTTAACAAGGGAGAGGTTTTCCGTGTGGTAGACACACTCTATAATGGCAAATTAGGCTCCTGGCTCGCTATCCGTATCGGCaagaaccaccaggaagtggaaaGAGGCATAATCCCCAACAAGAATAG AGCCGAGCAGCTATCCAGTGTGCAGTACACCCTTCCTAAAACGCCTGGGGGCGACAGAGCTGACTTCTGGAGGTTCAGAGGGCTGCGGAGTTCCAAGAGGAATTTGCGGAAAAGCAGGGAGGACCTGTCGGCCCAGCCTGTTCAGACCAAGTTCCCTGCCTATGAGAGGGTGGTGCTGAGGGAAG CTGGGTTCCTGAGGCCTGTGGTTATCTTTGGGCCGATTGCAGACGTGGCCCGAGAGAAACTGGCCAGGGAGGTGCCCGAAGTGTTTGAGCTAGCCA AAACACATCAGCAACAAGGAGGGGAAA AGAGTGAACCCAGGGATGCAGGAACAGACCAGAAGAGCTCTGGCATCATCCGCCTGCACACCATTAAGCAGATCATTGATCGA GACAAGCATGCAGTGCTGGATATAACCCCGAATGCAGTGGACCGACTGAACTACGCTCAGTGGTATCCAATTGTGGTGTTTCTCAACCCGGACACCAAGCAGGGCATCAAGAACATGAGGACACGGCTCTGCCCCGAGTCTAGGAAGAGCGCGAGAAAGCTTTATGATCGAGCCCTCAAGTTAAGAAAGAACAACCACCACCTCTTCACCA CAACCATTAACTTGAACAACATGAACGATGGTTGGTTTGGAGCACTGAAAGAAATCATCCATCAGCAGCAGAACCAGCTGGTGTGGGTTTCAGAGGGCAAG GCTGATGGAGTTGGCGACGATGACCTGGACATCCACGACGACCGCCTTTCCTACCTGTCGGCGCCAGGCAGTGAGTATTCCATGTACAGCACCGACAGCCGCCACACCTCCGATTACGAGGACACGGACACAGAGGGAGGAGCCTACACCGACCAGGAGCTGGATGAAACGCTGAACGATGACGTGGGTCCACCCACGGAGCCTGCCATCACGCGGTCCTCTGAGCCTGTCCGTGAGGACCCGCCTGTCATCCAAGAGCCCCCTGGCTATGTCAGCTACCCGCACACAGTGCAGCCGGACCCCCTGAACCGCATCGACCCGGCTGGTTTCAAGGCACCAGCGCCGCAGCAG AAAGCAGAGGCCGCTGCTGTCCCTAGCATCTCCCAGCAGCCTGAGCCCAAGGCTGAGACAATGCCCCCTGCTGTCGACGTTACTGTAAAAACTGTAGGGGCTCTGAGCTCTGAGTCTCCTGCACCTCCCTACAGCCAGTCAAGCCCCATCCCAGAGGCTGGCTCACTTAGGAGGCCCGCACCTGAGGTAGCACCTCAGAGCATCTCGCCAGAACCTCTACAGTCTGGACTGGGCAGTTCAGAACCAAAG ATGTTTCAGAAGGATCCGTACAGCACAGACAACATAGGCAGAGGTGGTCACGGCATGAAGCCTGTGACGTACAACCCTCAGCAGGGGTATCACCCCGACGAGCAGCCATACAGAGATTACGATCACCCACCCAGCCGGTatgacatcagcagcagtgGTGTCGGCGGTGGCTACCAGGAGCCAAAGTACCGTAACTATGAGAGCTATGAGAACAGCGTGCCTCACTACGACCAGCAACCGTGGAACCCCTACAACCAGCCGTTCTCCACTGCCAACACCCAGGCCTACGATCCCCGTCCTCCTTACGGTGAGGGCCCCGACTCTCATTACACCCCTCCCCTGCGCTACGACGAGCCGCCACCTCAGCAGGGATTTGACGGACGGCCTCGCTACGGCAAACCGACAGTTTCAGCACCTGTCCGTTACGATGATCTTCCGCCTCCCCCTCAGCCGTCTGAATTGCACTATGACCCAAATTCTCACCTGAGCACATACCCCTCAGCTGCCCGCTCACCAGAACCCGCTGCCCAGCGACCCGCCTATAACCAGGGACCAGCATCGCAGCAGAAAGGTTACAAACCTCAGCAGTACGATCCTGCTCCTGTGAACTCTGAATCCAGCCCCAGCCTTCATAAAGTCGAGACGCCCTCACCTTCACCTGCTGATGTTCCAAAAGCTGCACCTGCAAGAgatgagcagcaggaggaggatcCAGCCATGCGGCCTCAGTCAGTACTGACGAGGGTCAAAATGTTTGAGAACAAACGCTCTGTGTCCATGGACCGAGCCAGAGATGCCGGGGATTCATTTGGGAATAAG GCAGCCGATTTGCCCTTGAAAGCTGGTGGAGTAATCCCTAAAGCAAATTCTCTGAGCAACCTGGATCAAGAGAAGACCTTTAG CAGAGGGCCAGAGCCTCAGAAGCCTCAGTCCAAGGGATCCGATGACATCGTGCGCTCCAACCATTATGACCCTGATGAGGATGAGGACTACTACAGGAAACAGTTGTCTTACTTtgacagactgcagactggCTCCAATAAACCCCAACCACAAGCACAGTCCAGCCACAGCTTCCCCAG GATGGACTCTGTGGAGAAACCAAGCCCACTGGAGAAAAAATATGAACCAGTTCCCCAAGTGACACCAGCTGTGCCACCGGCCACGCTGCCCAAGCCCTCACCTGATG CCAAACCTCCTGCTCGAGAGGACACGGTCCAGACCAACTTTCTTCCTCACAAGAGCTTCCCTGAGAAGTCTCCAGTCAATGGCACCAGTGAACAGCCTCCAAAGACGGTCACTAGCACCGGGGGTTTGCCCACATCCACCTACAACCGCTTTGCGCCCAAGCCCTACACCTCCTCTGCCAAGCCTTTTTCGCGCAAGTTCGACAGTCCTAAATTCAACCACAACCTCCTGTCCAATGACAAGCCTGAGAGTGCTCCCAAG GGACGGAGCTCGAGTCCGGTAAAGCCTCAGGTACCCCCACAGCCCCAGAACGCAGACCAAGACAGTGGCCTGGACACTTTCACACGCACAACGGACCCCCGATCCAAATACCAGCAGAACAACGTAAACGCCGTGCCCAAGGCCATCCCTGTGAG CCCCAGTGCCCtagaggatgatgaagatgaagacgAAGGTCACACTGTGGTGGCAACAGCTCGTGGCATCTTCAACTCTAACGGTGGCGTTCTGAGCTCCATCGAGACAGGTGTCAGCATCATTATCCCACAGGGTGCCATCCCCGACGGCGTGGAGCAAGAGATTTACTTCAAGGTCTGTCGAGACAACAGCATCCTGCCGCCACTCGACAAGGAGAAAG GAGAGACTCTGCTCAGCCCTCTGGTGATGTGTGGACCTCACGGCCTAAAGTTCCTGAAGCCTGTGGAGCTACGCTTACCTCACTGTGCGTCAATGACCCCTGATGGTTGGTCTTTTGCTCTAAAATCCTCCGACTCCTCGTCGG GTGATCCAAAAAGCTGGCAGAACAAGTCTCTCACCGGAGACCCCAACTACCTGGTGGGAGCCAACTGTGTCTCTGTGCTCAttgaccacttttaa